Proteins encoded together in one uncultured Sphaerochaeta sp. window:
- a CDS encoding PAS domain S-box protein, which translates to MRKTKRVSIRGSFIIGLLLICVTLIFIGYLKNRLTSQAVETNRIVTHTYKVITETNALKRTFQNIRINERGYLLTGDRSYMESIGVSTYSFDQRLMKLRILLKENAEQKRRLDLLKITFDTLIDESVQPLLQYRQPILEDSTFLAEQEEILELFEHSETIAKTLETILADIENEEYALLEIRQKDVERWSDIDQKVTFLGPVLVIIIAFLSGIGAINRLDAYQRQQERDQRELREARDRFASIIKGSNLGSWEWNLSDDTIKINDMWAEMLGYTRAELEPTTIDTFSRFVHPEDLERAMKLLAEHRLGKSEFYSCDLRMQHKDGHWIWVFDRGQVISRDENGKALLMSGTHADITERVLQAEALEQSEEESRRLFEAMNQGFAYCQILLDEKGTPNDYRILRVNKNFETQTGLIPELSVGKRITELLPHVEPYWFTSNGEVALTGKPQTFEAFNSDLNRLFRISSFSPSYGYFAMIIDDITAQKQMEKQLYFEKTLFETTLLSVGDGVISTDAEGKVQFMNKVAEKLTGWQADEAKGRPFEEVFKILCGSDRHPCPNPVKQVLETKRQVELDEDTILIARDGDERFINDSAAPILSASQNVTGVVLVFRDSTTQRIKQDEIRTLSVTDPLTTLPNRRYYEQAKEELDEEPYYPLTLVLADVNGLKLTNDAFGHEAGDELLRKVSEIMRKTCRDDDIVSRIGGDEFVLLLPQTDALHAQAIVKRINNALEKEKIRGIQLSVSFGYAVKEKNKESYEDTFKVAEDSMYRNKLKESMTFKKQVIDTLLSRLFEQEEGAEEHSNLVASLTSAFAEVLGYREEEVKNLRLAGLYHDLGKIAITPSLLSKPRNEFSRTQVMEWQRHAEIGYNILRSVGEYAPFAEAVLHHHEKWDGSGYPQSLKQEEIPESAQILAIANTYADNLPSVGLEKTIAFMQERSNTYFSPVLLETFITKVVKA; encoded by the coding sequence ATGCGCAAGACCAAACGAGTAAGCATTCGAGGCAGTTTCATCATAGGTCTCCTTCTTATCTGTGTTACCCTGATCTTCATTGGGTACCTGAAGAACAGACTGACATCCCAAGCGGTTGAAACCAATCGCATTGTTACCCATACCTATAAAGTCATCACAGAAACCAATGCGCTGAAACGTACATTCCAAAACATCCGCATCAATGAACGTGGGTACCTGCTTACTGGAGACCGCTCCTACATGGAAAGCATCGGGGTCAGCACCTACTCCTTCGACCAACGCCTCATGAAACTAAGGATTCTTCTGAAGGAAAATGCTGAGCAAAAGAGACGCCTTGACCTCCTGAAAATTACCTTTGACACGTTGATCGATGAAAGTGTCCAACCCCTTTTGCAGTATCGCCAACCCATTCTTGAAGATTCAACCTTCTTAGCTGAGCAGGAAGAAATCTTGGAACTCTTTGAACATAGCGAAACTATCGCCAAGACTTTGGAGACAATCCTTGCCGATATAGAGAATGAAGAGTATGCACTGCTGGAGATACGCCAGAAAGACGTCGAACGTTGGTCTGACATTGACCAGAAGGTCACCTTCCTTGGACCGGTACTGGTCATTATCATTGCCTTCCTTTCCGGGATTGGGGCGATCAACAGGCTGGATGCCTACCAGAGGCAACAAGAGAGAGACCAGAGGGAGCTGAGAGAGGCACGCGACCGATTTGCCAGTATCATCAAGGGTTCCAATCTAGGATCGTGGGAATGGAACCTCAGCGATGACACCATTAAGATCAATGACATGTGGGCAGAGATGCTCGGCTACACAAGAGCAGAGCTTGAGCCCACCACCATTGATACCTTTTCCCGCTTTGTTCACCCTGAGGACCTTGAAAGGGCCATGAAGCTGCTTGCTGAACACCGACTCGGCAAGAGTGAATTCTATAGTTGCGATCTTAGAATGCAACACAAGGATGGCCATTGGATATGGGTCTTCGATCGTGGACAAGTGATAAGCCGCGATGAGAATGGGAAGGCCCTGCTCATGAGCGGAACCCACGCAGACATTACTGAGCGTGTCCTCCAGGCAGAAGCATTGGAGCAAAGCGAAGAAGAGAGCAGAAGACTCTTTGAGGCAATGAACCAAGGCTTTGCATACTGCCAGATTCTCCTTGATGAAAAAGGAACTCCCAATGACTACCGTATTCTCAGGGTAAACAAGAACTTTGAGACACAGACCGGCCTCATCCCTGAGCTTTCGGTTGGGAAGCGAATCACAGAGCTCTTGCCGCATGTAGAGCCTTACTGGTTCACAAGCAATGGGGAGGTGGCACTTACGGGGAAGCCACAAACATTTGAGGCCTTCAACAGTGACTTGAACCGACTCTTCAGGATCTCTTCATTCAGCCCTTCATATGGCTACTTCGCCATGATCATCGATGACATCACTGCCCAAAAGCAGATGGAAAAACAATTATACTTTGAGAAAACCCTGTTCGAAACCACACTACTCTCGGTTGGTGATGGTGTTATTTCCACCGATGCAGAGGGGAAAGTTCAATTCATGAACAAGGTAGCTGAAAAGCTCACTGGCTGGCAGGCAGATGAAGCAAAAGGCCGGCCATTTGAAGAGGTATTCAAGATTCTCTGCGGCAGTGACCGCCACCCTTGTCCAAATCCAGTGAAACAGGTACTGGAGACCAAGAGACAGGTTGAACTGGACGAAGATACCATTCTGATCGCACGCGATGGAGACGAGCGATTCATCAATGACAGTGCCGCCCCGATTCTCAGTGCCTCCCAGAACGTTACCGGTGTTGTCCTTGTCTTCAGGGATAGTACCACCCAACGGATCAAGCAGGATGAGATCCGGACGCTGAGTGTGACCGATCCCCTGACCACGCTCCCCAACCGGCGCTACTATGAGCAAGCAAAAGAGGAGTTGGATGAAGAGCCCTACTACCCGCTTACCTTGGTACTTGCCGATGTAAACGGGCTCAAGCTTACCAACGATGCTTTTGGGCATGAGGCTGGTGATGAGCTGCTACGCAAGGTCTCTGAAATCATGCGCAAGACCTGCAGGGATGATGATATTGTCAGCAGGATTGGTGGTGATGAGTTCGTACTTCTGCTTCCACAAACAGATGCTCTTCATGCACAGGCCATCGTAAAACGTATCAACAACGCTTTGGAGAAAGAGAAAATCAGGGGAATCCAGCTCTCTGTCTCCTTTGGCTATGCGGTAAAGGAAAAGAACAAGGAGAGCTACGAGGATACTTTCAAGGTTGCAGAGGACTCAATGTACCGCAACAAGCTCAAGGAGAGCATGACTTTCAAGAAACAGGTAATTGACACCCTGCTCTCCAGACTTTTTGAGCAGGAGGAAGGAGCAGAAGAACATAGTAATCTGGTTGCTTCCTTGACGAGTGCGTTTGCTGAGGTGCTTGGATATCGTGAGGAAGAGGTGAAAAACCTCAGACTTGCAGGGTTGTATCATGACCTAGGCAAGATTGCGATTACTCCCTCTCTTCTCTCCAAACCGAGAAATGAGTTCAGCCGGACCCAGGTTATGGAATGGCAGAGACATGCTGAGATTGGATACAACATCCTTCGCTCTGTTGGGGAGTATGCCCCCTTTGCAGAGGCAGTATTGCATCATCACGAAAAGTGGGATGGTAGTGGATATCCACAGAGTCTGAAACAGGAAGAGATTCCAGAGAGTGCCCAAATCCTTGCCATTGCAAACACATATGCAGACAATCTTCCCTCAGTGGGGTTGGAGAAGACCATTGCATTCATGCAGGAAAGGTCAAATACCTATTTCAGCCCAGTGTTGCTTGAAACATTCATAACCAAGGTAGTAAAGGCTTGA
- a CDS encoding MFS transporter has translation MKTKSSNALFTKSVVLFLISQNLSLFGSSVVGYAIIWYITLETSSGVFLMYATLAQMVPHLLISLSSGVWADRYNRKHLIMLSDSFIAIATLGLALFYATGAKSITALLAVSVVRSLGSGVQTPAVNAIIPQLVSEEHLVRIQGVNQSINSVLLLLSPAVGGMMLGLFDLTWTLLLDVVTAVFAVVTFSFIKVGARKRAEEGTSMIQDIKKGLSYTFNNVLLRNLLICYGFSFFLITPAAILTPLLVERSFGSEVWFLTANEMVWTAGTLLGGLIISLKGSFSNKVRAIALSLVAFGVSFALLGVAPTFLLYLIILGLGGIFVPVLNSAEIVMIQEITDEDKMGRVFSIVQLLSGSAIPLGILLFGPLADRVPVEWLLIISGILLAIVGLIYGSTQKTYQTGSVTRES, from the coding sequence ATGAAAACAAAAAGCAGCAATGCTTTATTCACAAAATCAGTTGTCCTGTTCCTTATAAGCCAAAACCTTTCACTGTTTGGTTCCTCAGTTGTAGGATATGCCATTATCTGGTACATCACCCTTGAGACCTCATCAGGAGTGTTCCTGATGTACGCCACCCTTGCCCAGATGGTTCCCCATCTCCTGATCAGCCTCTCCAGCGGGGTGTGGGCGGACCGCTACAACCGTAAGCACCTGATCATGCTTTCTGACAGTTTCATTGCCATTGCAACGCTGGGGCTTGCACTTTTCTATGCCACTGGGGCAAAGTCAATCACAGCCCTGCTCGCTGTTTCGGTCGTGCGGTCCCTTGGTAGCGGGGTACAGACACCTGCGGTGAATGCCATCATCCCCCAGTTGGTCAGTGAAGAACATCTTGTTCGAATCCAAGGGGTTAACCAGAGCATCAATTCAGTGCTGTTGCTCCTCTCTCCTGCCGTTGGTGGCATGATGCTTGGATTGTTTGATCTTACCTGGACACTCTTACTCGATGTTGTCACTGCTGTCTTTGCAGTGGTGACTTTCTCCTTCATCAAGGTGGGAGCAAGGAAGCGCGCAGAGGAAGGGACCAGTATGATCCAGGATATCAAGAAGGGTCTCTCCTACACATTCAACAATGTTCTCTTGCGTAATCTCCTGATCTGTTATGGCTTCTCCTTCTTCCTTATCACCCCTGCAGCAATCTTGACACCTCTGTTGGTGGAACGAAGCTTCGGTAGTGAGGTATGGTTCCTTACCGCAAATGAAATGGTGTGGACTGCGGGTACCTTGTTGGGTGGCCTGATCATCTCCCTGAAGGGGTCCTTTTCCAATAAGGTTCGTGCCATCGCACTCTCCTTGGTTGCCTTCGGGGTAAGTTTTGCCCTACTGGGAGTTGCTCCCACATTCCTTCTCTACCTCATAATCCTTGGACTTGGCGGTATCTTTGTTCCCGTCTTGAATTCTGCTGAGATTGTCATGATCCAGGAGATAACCGATGAAGACAAGATGGGAAGGGTGTTCTCCATTGTGCAGCTGCTCAGTGGCAGTGCAATACCGCTGGGAATCTTGCTCTTCGGCCCCCTGGCCGACAGGGTTCCTGTGGAGTGGCTGTTGATCATCTCGGGAATTCTGCTTGCTATCGTTGGTCTGATCTATGGTTCGACACAGAAAACATATCAAACGGGTAGTGTAACCAGGGAGAGCTGA
- a CDS encoding diguanylate cyclase, producing MLSFPVLFFNLLSIGMLLGVLIAVWRVRSKRAASELLIAVLFMLIWSLTSFAEMVSYTFFFKVLWRNICQIGVFYTPVATLLFSLAYTGYWREKQKQIGRILYIYQGVGIILVGTDFLHHWIRHSVSLVTSSQYSTLVVETTVLAKFLISGNFFLMVFSLSLVIIFVVTTSTSMRKQAYILLLGMVIPFLYAMAKVVSNEQFLQILPISGVFALSGLFLLLGIYRFDLLKLAPLAREQAFRFLGEGIVICDGEGHVVDMNPAAKELLGTDMDLIEEQLYLETPRWGNAVRQSERTSFGFALGGRSLFAELYPITSKATETIGTITLIQDVTLLKQRAEELQHRAEIDGLTGLYNRQTFIEKVEEQLLLASLPSHLIYFDLDHFKQINDQWGHRSGDAVLHSIGSILKEEVDESCIVCRFGGEEFAIFSSHKSRDEMISCAEHLRKYVELHIFTHEQHSIRLTVSLGVSSAITSSFDELYREADSCLYEAKKAGRNCVRY from the coding sequence ATGCTTAGCTTTCCTGTCCTATTCTTCAATCTGCTTTCCATTGGCATGCTTCTAGGAGTGCTTATTGCAGTTTGGAGGGTGCGAAGTAAGCGAGCAGCAAGCGAGTTGCTCATTGCCGTTCTCTTTATGCTTATCTGGTCGCTGACCTCGTTCGCCGAGATGGTCAGCTATACCTTTTTCTTCAAAGTACTATGGCGTAATATTTGCCAAATTGGCGTATTCTATACTCCTGTTGCCACCTTGTTGTTCTCTTTGGCATATACAGGATATTGGAGAGAGAAACAAAAACAGATCGGGAGGATACTCTATATCTACCAAGGAGTCGGCATCATCTTGGTAGGGACAGATTTCCTGCACCACTGGATTCGTCACTCGGTCTCCTTGGTCACCTCTTCCCAGTATTCAACGCTGGTGGTTGAGACCACGGTGCTTGCAAAATTTCTGATTTCAGGCAATTTCTTTCTCATGGTGTTCTCCCTCTCCTTGGTGATTATCTTTGTTGTTACCACCAGTACCTCCATGAGAAAACAAGCATACATATTGTTGCTGGGTATGGTGATTCCCTTCTTGTATGCCATGGCAAAGGTAGTGAGCAATGAACAGTTCCTCCAGATATTACCCATTAGTGGAGTCTTTGCCCTCTCTGGGCTTTTCCTGCTTCTTGGAATCTATCGCTTTGATCTACTCAAGCTTGCCCCATTGGCAAGAGAACAAGCGTTTCGGTTTCTTGGGGAGGGCATTGTCATCTGTGATGGAGAAGGGCATGTAGTAGACATGAACCCTGCAGCAAAAGAGCTTCTAGGAACAGATATGGATTTAATTGAGGAGCAACTATATCTCGAGACCCCTCGATGGGGTAACGCTGTGCGCCAAAGCGAAAGAACCTCTTTCGGCTTTGCCTTGGGAGGAAGGTCTCTTTTTGCTGAACTGTATCCGATTACCTCCAAAGCAACAGAGACAATCGGAACCATTACCCTGATCCAGGATGTCACCCTGCTGAAACAACGTGCAGAAGAGCTGCAACACCGGGCAGAGATTGACGGGCTTACAGGGCTCTATAACAGGCAAACATTTATCGAGAAGGTGGAGGAACAACTTCTACTGGCGTCCTTGCCGTCCCATCTTATCTATTTTGATCTTGACCACTTCAAGCAGATAAACGACCAGTGGGGACATCGCTCAGGCGATGCTGTGCTACATTCCATTGGTTCCATCCTTAAGGAGGAAGTTGACGAATCTTGCATTGTCTGTAGGTTTGGAGGTGAGGAGTTTGCCATTTTCAGTTCCCATAAGAGTAGGGATGAGATGATCTCTTGTGCTGAACATCTCAGGAAGTATGTTGAGTTGCACATATTCACCCATGAACAACACTCCATTCGTCTGACAGTTTCCTTGGGAGTATCTTCTGCAATAACCTCCAGTTTTGATGAGCTATACCGAGAGGCTGATTCCTGCCTTTATGAGGCAAAAAAAGCTGGAAGGAATTGTGTTCGCTACTGA
- a CDS encoding DUF4180 domain-containing protein: MQIEYVKKNGIEVAKVSSEEMLFSDVDSALDVMANVRYGTGCSRMVVGKKDINPEFFDLSTKIAGDVLQKFVTYQMRLAIVGDFSSGCSSSLRSFILESNKGKEIYFTDEEEKAMNWLIS; encoded by the coding sequence ATGCAGATTGAATATGTAAAAAAGAACGGAATCGAGGTAGCCAAGGTTTCCAGTGAAGAGATGCTCTTCTCAGATGTTGATTCAGCCTTGGATGTGATGGCAAACGTTCGCTATGGGACTGGATGCAGTAGGATGGTTGTAGGCAAGAAGGATATAAACCCTGAGTTCTTCGATTTAAGTACAAAGATTGCCGGCGATGTGCTCCAGAAATTCGTGACCTACCAGATGCGGCTTGCCATTGTTGGGGACTTCTCTTCAGGATGTAGCTCAAGCTTGCGATCGTTTATCCTGGAAAGTAATAAGGGGAAGGAAATCTATTTCACGGATGAGGAAGAAAAGGCAATGAATTGGCTTATTAGCTAG
- a CDS encoding GNAT family N-acetyltransferase encodes METYAKCPALRVCGHCPLMEHPYHKQLELQSTYLRTQFTELASCVEPVIGMQQMEGFLHYVEVYFGLDWRGKFASGLISTRQNQFIALRACMLRHPLAERILRSINRLASTHGIDTSFPATKLTLRIRSNQEQVLLCFTLPERIDSTFSSFLYALRREHTEIVGIVLSDGESKPSTFWGRSAIEESLCSLKFSLPPTSDFPSCPSQAEMLYMKAMELAQVQDGDIVIDCCTTHGVLTLLSMREGASQSYLLQEFTPYCDEAALNGIEHVERFVGNNEKHLRQLAKRGQRCDTLFLSPSEEGCERSLLDSVLAIKPGRIVYLSKQERTLKRDLQYLVQRGFYQVEVIQGVDMHPHGANLHVIALLKQVLAIRPLWRREYPLIGHFLYEAIYVAEGEAPPPLSILDDPSLSHYIQEFGRVGDYALAAEVHDKVIGVVWVRLFDSQDPGYGYFTSETPELCIAIEEPFRNRGLGRQLIEEMCKVLMHAGYGKVSLSVQKESRAYKLYQSLGFLVAEERGDAYVMVRLLQGERR; translated from the coding sequence ATGGAAACCTATGCCAAATGTCCCGCGCTTCGTGTCTGCGGTCACTGTCCACTCATGGAACACCCGTATCATAAGCAGCTGGAATTGCAGAGTACGTACTTGCGTACCCAGTTTACAGAGCTTGCCTCGTGTGTGGAGCCTGTAATTGGGATGCAGCAGATGGAAGGGTTCCTCCACTATGTGGAGGTCTATTTTGGGCTGGACTGGCGTGGGAAGTTTGCATCCGGGTTAATCAGTACGAGACAGAATCAATTCATTGCATTGAGGGCTTGTATGCTGAGACATCCCTTGGCTGAGCGGATACTGAGGAGTATCAATCGTCTTGCCTCAACCCATGGTATTGATACCTCTTTCCCTGCAACTAAGCTGACACTGCGTATCAGGAGCAACCAGGAGCAGGTGTTGCTGTGCTTTACGCTTCCTGAGCGGATAGATTCCACTTTTTCCTCTTTCCTCTATGCATTGAGACGGGAACATACTGAGATCGTTGGAATAGTTCTGAGTGACGGGGAGAGTAAACCCAGTACATTCTGGGGACGTTCAGCGATCGAGGAATCCCTTTGCTCCCTGAAATTTTCGCTTCCCCCCACATCTGATTTTCCCTCCTGCCCATCCCAGGCAGAGATGCTCTATATGAAGGCGATGGAGCTTGCCCAGGTACAGGATGGGGATATTGTGATCGACTGCTGTACCACCCATGGCGTACTTACCCTGCTCTCCATGAGAGAGGGGGCAAGTCAGAGTTATCTACTACAGGAGTTTACTCCCTATTGTGATGAGGCAGCTCTCAATGGCATTGAGCATGTGGAGCGTTTTGTGGGAAACAACGAAAAACATCTTCGTCAACTTGCAAAAAGGGGACAGCGCTGTGATACGCTCTTCCTCTCTCCATCTGAAGAGGGGTGTGAACGCTCTCTTTTGGACTCTGTTCTTGCCATCAAGCCAGGGCGTATTGTCTATCTCAGCAAGCAGGAGCGTACCCTGAAGAGGGATCTTCAGTACTTGGTACAGAGAGGCTTCTACCAGGTAGAGGTTATTCAAGGCGTTGATATGCACCCACATGGTGCAAACTTGCACGTAATAGCCTTGCTGAAGCAGGTGCTTGCAATTCGTCCGCTTTGGAGGAGAGAGTACCCGCTGATTGGGCATTTCTTGTATGAAGCAATCTATGTTGCTGAAGGTGAGGCCCCTCCACCATTATCGATCCTGGATGATCCTTCACTAAGCCATTATATCCAGGAGTTTGGCCGGGTAGGGGATTATGCATTGGCTGCAGAGGTCCATGACAAGGTAATAGGTGTTGTATGGGTACGGTTGTTTGACTCGCAAGACCCTGGATACGGGTACTTTACCAGTGAGACTCCCGAGCTGTGTATTGCAATAGAGGAGCCTTTCCGTAACAGGGGCCTCGGGAGACAGCTCATTGAGGAGATGTGTAAGGTTCTGATGCATGCAGGATACGGGAAGGTATCACTCTCTGTGCAGAAAGAGAGTAGAGCATACAAGCTATACCAAAGTCTGGGCTTCCTTGTCGCTGAAGAGAGAGGGGATGCCTATGTCATGGTAAGATTACTCCAAGGAGAACGTAGGTAG
- a CDS encoding fumarylacetoacetate hydrolase family protein yields MKYVRFKHQEEVSYGLLSDTTIKVLEGSPFTSYRETSEKLSLEEVELLTPCDYSKAICIGLNYSDHAKEFQLPIPTEPVVFMKPSTAALAPNKEIIYPEMSNRLDYEAELAVVIGKKARYVSEADASSYILGYTCANDITARDLQPKQGQWTVAKSFDTFCPFGPFISDEVDPANLVIESRVNGRTMQKSNTSNLIFSVPFLVSYLSRIMTLLPGDIILTGTPGGISGMHKGDTVEILIEGLGVLRNTIA; encoded by the coding sequence ATGAAATACGTACGATTCAAACACCAAGAAGAGGTCTCCTATGGCCTACTTAGCGATACCACCATCAAGGTGCTCGAGGGTTCACCCTTTACGAGCTACAGAGAAACCAGTGAGAAGCTCTCCTTGGAGGAGGTAGAATTGCTTACTCCCTGTGACTATTCCAAAGCCATCTGTATTGGCTTGAACTATAGTGACCACGCCAAGGAGTTCCAGCTTCCCATTCCAACCGAACCGGTTGTATTCATGAAGCCCTCCACAGCCGCACTTGCTCCGAACAAGGAGATCATCTACCCAGAAATGAGCAACCGTCTCGATTATGAGGCAGAGCTTGCGGTGGTGATCGGGAAGAAAGCTCGTTATGTATCAGAAGCAGATGCATCATCTTACATACTTGGCTACACGTGTGCCAACGATATTACTGCCCGGGACCTGCAACCAAAGCAGGGACAATGGACCGTGGCAAAGAGTTTTGACACCTTCTGCCCCTTTGGACCGTTTATCAGCGATGAGGTCGATCCAGCAAACCTTGTTATTGAGAGCAGGGTCAATGGGAGGACCATGCAGAAGTCCAATACCAGCAACTTGATCTTCTCCGTCCCCTTCCTGGTGAGTTACCTATCTAGAATCATGACCTTGCTCCCAGGAGACATCATTCTTACCGGTACACCGGGAGGAATCAGCGGCATGCATAAGGGTGATACGGTGGAGATACTGATCGAAGGACTGGGAGTGCTTCGCAACACCATAGCCTAA
- the yicI gene encoding alpha-xylosidase yields MKFRDGYWNIQKHIRHLPKREIVDVQRLDGKIIIYAAVKPIEFRGATLNTPVITTELSSPMDGVLHVRTYHYMGARNDGPFFELLKDDPTLLTYEEEQDGQLSVNAGSLQATIPLSGPCDLTYQYDGRHLTSSPGKLSGHFQSDDGKNYQSDYLNLSVGEAIYGLGERFTPFVKNGQVVDIWNEDGGTSSEQAYKNIPFYLSSLGYGVLVANPGKVSFEVGSEVVTAVQFSVPGECLDYYLIAGNTVKEVLRRYTQLSGRPALVPPWSFGLWLSTSFVTDYDEKTVHHFIDGMAERNIPLQVFHFDCFWMREFQWVDFTWDDRQFPDPKAMLNGLHERGLKVCVWINPYVAQKSVMFAEGMENGYLVKKRDGSIWQWDRWQAGMGLVDFTNPEASTWYRSKLESLLDMGVDTFKTDFGERIPTEVVYYDGSDPEKMHNYYTYLYNEAVFSLLEEKRGKGEALVFARSATVGGQKFPVHWGGDCSATYESMAESLRGGLSLSLSGFGYWSHDIGGFEQTATPDLFKRWVAFGLLSSHSRLHGNESYRVPWDFGEEACEVLRYFVELKCTLMPYLYTMANKTHQEGLPMMRAMMLEFPDDPACIYLDRQYLLGESLLVAPLFNDRSTASYYLPDGRWTHLLSGEEVTGGRYCKETYDYFSLPLFARPNSLIPIGKETQSCDYDFARDVTFHLFALDEGRSAESQIYDAKGEVVATCTIVHEDGVFGVKAKGNLGPWAVFLHNEHSVETASIGMLEKTEKGTLVSFSGGELEATIQ; encoded by the coding sequence ATGAAATTCAGAGACGGGTACTGGAACATACAAAAACACATTCGCCATCTTCCCAAACGGGAGATTGTCGATGTCCAGAGGCTAGATGGAAAGATCATCATCTATGCCGCTGTCAAGCCGATTGAGTTTCGGGGAGCAACGCTGAATACCCCTGTGATCACGACTGAACTTAGCAGTCCCATGGATGGGGTTCTGCATGTCCGCACCTACCATTACATGGGAGCAAGAAACGATGGTCCCTTCTTTGAGTTGTTGAAGGACGATCCTACCTTACTTACCTATGAAGAGGAGCAGGATGGGCAGCTTTCGGTGAACGCTGGTTCTTTGCAGGCAACCATTCCCCTCTCCGGCCCTTGTGATCTGACCTACCAGTATGATGGCCGGCACCTGACCTCTTCTCCTGGAAAGCTCAGTGGACATTTCCAGTCTGACGACGGAAAAAACTACCAGAGTGACTATCTCAACCTCTCGGTCGGTGAGGCAATCTATGGTCTGGGGGAGCGTTTTACTCCATTTGTCAAGAATGGACAGGTGGTTGATATCTGGAATGAGGATGGGGGAACAAGTAGCGAACAAGCCTATAAGAATATTCCTTTTTACCTCTCCTCTCTTGGGTATGGAGTGCTGGTTGCCAACCCTGGAAAGGTATCATTCGAGGTAGGGAGTGAGGTAGTTACTGCTGTGCAGTTCTCTGTGCCCGGTGAGTGTCTGGATTACTACCTGATCGCTGGCAATACGGTCAAGGAAGTTCTCAGACGGTATACCCAGTTGAGCGGTAGACCTGCGCTTGTACCTCCTTGGTCCTTTGGCCTCTGGCTGAGTACTTCATTCGTGACTGACTATGATGAGAAGACCGTGCACCATTTCATCGATGGTATGGCTGAACGAAACATACCTCTTCAGGTCTTTCATTTTGATTGTTTTTGGATGCGGGAGTTCCAGTGGGTGGACTTTACCTGGGATGACAGGCAGTTCCCCGATCCCAAGGCAATGCTGAATGGCTTGCATGAGCGAGGGTTGAAGGTCTGTGTATGGATCAATCCCTATGTAGCCCAAAAATCGGTAATGTTCGCCGAGGGGATGGAAAATGGCTATCTGGTAAAGAAGAGGGATGGCAGTATCTGGCAGTGGGACCGCTGGCAGGCGGGCATGGGTTTGGTGGATTTCACCAATCCGGAGGCTTCCACCTGGTACCGCAGTAAGTTGGAGAGTTTGTTGGATATGGGCGTCGATACATTCAAGACTGACTTTGGCGAACGTATTCCAACCGAGGTTGTGTATTACGACGGAAGTGACCCTGAGAAAATGCACAACTACTACACCTATCTCTATAACGAGGCAGTTTTTTCGTTGTTGGAAGAGAAACGTGGGAAAGGAGAAGCATTGGTCTTTGCCCGCTCTGCAACGGTCGGTGGTCAGAAGTTCCCCGTGCATTGGGGAGGTGATTGCTCAGCTACCTATGAATCAATGGCAGAGAGCCTGAGAGGAGGATTGTCGCTGTCACTGTCAGGTTTCGGATACTGGAGTCATGATATTGGAGGGTTTGAGCAGACTGCCACACCTGATCTTTTCAAGCGTTGGGTGGCCTTTGGGCTGCTCTCGTCTCATAGCCGATTGCACGGCAATGAGTCCTATCGTGTGCCTTGGGATTTCGGGGAGGAAGCTTGTGAGGTGCTACGCTATTTTGTAGAACTGAAATGCACCTTGATGCCCTACCTTTATACAATGGCAAATAAGACACATCAGGAGGGCCTTCCCATGATGCGCGCCATGATGCTTGAATTCCCAGATGACCCAGCATGCATCTATCTTGATCGACAGTATTTGTTGGGAGAGAGCCTATTGGTTGCCCCCCTGTTCAACGACCGTAGCACAGCTTCATACTATCTGCCAGATGGCAGATGGACCCATCTTCTCAGTGGGGAGGAGGTAACAGGAGGGAGGTACTGCAAGGAGACGTATGACTACTTCAGTCTACCGCTCTTTGCACGCCCCAATTCACTCATTCCCATTGGAAAGGAGACTCAGTCATGTGATTATGATTTTGCTCGCGATGTTACCTTCCATCTCTTTGCCTTGGATGAAGGCAGGAGTGCTGAATCCCAGATATATGATGCGAAGGGGGAAGTCGTTGCAACGTGTACGATTGTTCATGAAGATGGAGTGTTCGGTGTGAAAGCAAAAGGGAACTTGGGCCCTTGGGCTGTGTTCCTGCACAACGAACACTCTGTGGAGACTGCCTCAATAGGAATGTTGGAAAAAACTGAAAAGGGGACTCTTGTCTCCTTCTCCGGTGGTGAGTTGGAAGCAACTATACAATAG